A single Acidaminococcus sp. DNA region contains:
- a CDS encoding flavodoxin encodes MKQVIKKMLSAVMMVTLILTVVGCGNSSAQKEAPKAQPAAQSTQNSDSKGGKTLVVYFSATGNTERVANIIAKATNADVFKIEPQQPYTKEDLNYNNKESRVVKEHANPKLRPAIKGDVKDWAKYDTVYVGFPHWWRQAPHVVYTFVENHDFSGKKVIPFCTSLQTPLGDSGKNLAKAAKTGNWLEGARFESGVLEQEVLNWVKNVK; translated from the coding sequence ATGAAACAAGTGATAAAGAAGATGCTGAGTGCCGTCATGATGGTCACGCTGATCCTGACCGTGGTGGGCTGCGGCAATTCCAGTGCCCAGAAGGAAGCACCAAAAGCACAGCCTGCTGCCCAGAGTACTCAGAATAGTGACAGCAAAGGCGGCAAGACACTGGTAGTTTACTTCTCTGCTACCGGGAACACTGAACGAGTTGCGAATATTATCGCCAAGGCGACGAATGCCGATGTGTTCAAGATTGAACCGCAGCAGCCGTATACCAAGGAAGATCTGAACTATAACAACAAGGAAAGCCGGGTTGTCAAAGAGCACGCCAATCCGAAACTGCGTCCTGCGATTAAGGGCGACGTCAAAGACTGGGCTAAGTACGATACCGTTTATGTTGGTTTCCCGCACTGGTGGCGCCAGGCACCGCATGTCGTCTATACCTTTGTAGAAAACCACGACTTCAGCGGCAAGAAAGTGATTCCGTTCTGCACTTCCCTGCAGACTCCGCTGGGTGACAGCGGCAAGAACCTGGCCAAAGCTGCCAAGACCGGCAACTGGCTGGAAGGTGCCCGCTTTGAAAGCGGCGTCCTGGAACAGGAAGTCCTGAACTGGGTAAAGAACGTGAAATAA
- a CDS encoding alpha/beta fold hydrolase, giving the protein MKKMILAALCLSMLTASAEAFHKPVTLADQGSFTAGGTVVTAPGKLDNSKPLDSAGQTLHGDHAYVFYQKPAKAKKLGIVFLHGAGQSGKTWETTPDGRDGFQNIFLEKGYATYVVDQPRRGRAGQSTTGGTISNKPMEQLWYDNFRIGLYPDYYPGVQVKWDEKARDEFFHSMTPNTGAFDEGVISDAMAAVFEKSGDVVLMTHSQGGGPGWWTAIKSPHVKGVIALEPGSGFIFPEGEVPAPMDTTSPFGALKGTAVKLSDFEKLTKMPILVVYGDNIPTEKTAEWNLDNWRVRLAMAKLWVEAVNRHGGDATLLHLPEAGVYGNTHFLMSDANNEQIADMIEKWMQEKHLDR; this is encoded by the coding sequence ATGAAGAAAATGATTTTGGCGGCGCTCTGCTTATCCATGCTGACGGCTTCAGCGGAGGCTTTTCACAAACCGGTAACGCTGGCTGACCAGGGGAGCTTCACAGCCGGCGGCACGGTGGTCACAGCCCCGGGTAAGCTGGATAATTCCAAGCCCCTTGATTCGGCCGGGCAGACACTTCACGGCGATCACGCTTACGTGTTCTACCAAAAACCGGCAAAAGCTAAAAAGCTGGGCATTGTTTTTCTGCATGGTGCCGGTCAGTCCGGCAAGACATGGGAAACGACGCCGGACGGCCGGGATGGTTTCCAAAACATTTTCCTCGAAAAAGGGTATGCGACCTACGTAGTTGATCAGCCGCGGAGAGGCCGTGCCGGTCAGTCCACGACGGGCGGAACCATTTCGAACAAACCGATGGAACAGCTCTGGTACGACAACTTCCGCATTGGTCTGTATCCGGACTACTACCCCGGTGTGCAGGTCAAATGGGATGAAAAGGCGAGAGATGAATTCTTCCATTCCATGACCCCGAATACGGGCGCGTTTGATGAAGGCGTCATCAGTGATGCCATGGCAGCTGTATTTGAAAAGAGCGGTGACGTCGTGCTCATGACCCATTCCCAGGGCGGCGGCCCGGGTTGGTGGACGGCCATCAAGAGTCCTCATGTCAAGGGTGTAATTGCTCTTGAACCGGGCAGCGGGTTCATTTTCCCGGAAGGGGAAGTGCCGGCACCGATGGATACGACGAGTCCCTTCGGAGCCCTCAAGGGTACAGCAGTCAAGCTTTCAGATTTTGAAAAACTGACCAAGATGCCGATTCTTGTGGTTTATGGAGACAATATCCCGACGGAAAAGACGGCGGAATGGAATCTCGATAACTGGCGCGTGCGCCTTGCCATGGCAAAGTTATGGGTAGAGGCTGTCAATCGCCACGGCGGGGACGCGACACTGCTCCATCTCCCGGAAGCGGGCGTCTATGGCAACACGCATTTCCTGATGAGTGACGCCAATAATGAACAGATTGCCGATATGATTGAAAAATGGATGCAGGAAAAGCACCTGGACAGATAA
- a CDS encoding flavodoxin family protein: MDRREFIKLAGTGMMALFFSGCHPFSAAGSQTSSKPGTPASSSGGKKMKIVVITSSPHPKNESTSCYLADRFTAGAQKAGHEVFTFDAANSETHPCRGCDRCGMDGPCIFNDDIEKTLMPKMLEADMLVLVTPLYYYTVSAQLKTIIDRFYSRTERLHHKKSMLIATAYNSADWTFNALSTYYDTLVGYMEWQDMGTVLGYGCGSRSLVEKSKFGDEAYKIGASL, from the coding sequence ATGGATCGCCGTGAATTTATCAAGCTTGCCGGCACCGGTATGATGGCGCTTTTCTTCAGCGGCTGTCATCCTTTCTCTGCCGCAGGCAGTCAGACTTCATCCAAACCGGGTACGCCCGCTTCGTCTTCAGGAGGTAAGAAAATGAAAATCGTCGTCATTACGAGCAGTCCTCACCCAAAAAATGAATCGACTTCGTGCTATCTGGCCGACCGCTTCACGGCCGGCGCCCAAAAGGCTGGTCATGAGGTCTTTACCTTCGATGCAGCCAATTCCGAGACCCACCCCTGCCGCGGCTGTGACCGCTGCGGAATGGATGGTCCCTGCATTTTTAACGATGATATCGAAAAAACACTGATGCCCAAAATGCTGGAAGCGGATATGCTGGTGCTCGTGACACCGCTCTATTACTACACCGTGTCCGCTCAGCTCAAGACCATCATCGACCGCTTCTATTCCCGCACAGAAAGACTGCATCATAAAAAGTCCATGCTGATTGCTACGGCCTATAACAGCGCCGATTGGACCTTCAACGCCCTTTCCACCTACTATGATACGCTGGTCGGCTATATGGAATGGCAGGATATGGGAACGGTACTGGGCTACGGCTGCGGTTCACGTTCCCTCGTAGAAAAATCGAAATTCGGGGATGAAGCCTACAAGATTGGTGCTTCGCTGTAA
- a CDS encoding carboxylesterase family protein: MKQKKLAAWVLAALLAVPSFALAAPKQSGADMQKAAAAQKQMLQQGQRFLAGPGIAVAKTQSGQVQGFIRDGIYHYYGIPYAEADKRFQRAKPVKSWQGIRMAVKYGTISPQASGNFPNGDWGEPGRSFTMDNNCQNLNIWTPGLGSGAKRPVMVWLHGGGFEAGSSLESPAYDGENLSRRGDVVVVSVNHRLNLLGHLNLEAYGDEYKDSANVGITDLVDALKWVKDNIASFGGDPDNVTIFGESGGGAKVLTLMSAPEAKGLFNRGIVESGAVETMGPYVMTKAQSERVTELMLQNLGITKSNLDKLQTLPYETLMAAGNKALKQAGAEFKVPQALGTGYGMSWEPVVDGSFLPTHPVTEDSFAAAGRDVPLLIGTNLTEWTGFQDIVNLEKAQYDNENTWTDAEIDAKLKEKYGDKADAVVSEFLKAYPDKQKKDALYIDTMIRQPILKIMRHKAAQGGAPVYAYLFSWASPVMNGVYKSYHTAEIPFVFHNIDKMESRIGGSKEAETLSDRMSDAWISFARTGVPAVQGAPKWTSYGKDGGATMIFDNKIRLVKDHDAKLLQLLDPEYKYF, encoded by the coding sequence ATGAAACAGAAAAAACTGGCCGCATGGGTGCTGGCCGCCCTGCTTGCCGTTCCTTCCTTTGCGCTTGCCGCACCGAAGCAAAGCGGTGCCGATATGCAGAAAGCCGCCGCGGCCCAGAAGCAGATGCTCCAGCAGGGGCAGCGGTTCCTGGCAGGCCCCGGCATCGCGGTCGCAAAGACCCAGTCCGGTCAGGTTCAGGGATTTATCCGTGACGGGATTTACCATTACTACGGAATTCCGTACGCCGAAGCTGATAAACGGTTCCAGCGTGCCAAACCGGTAAAATCATGGCAGGGCATCCGGATGGCCGTCAAGTATGGCACCATTTCACCGCAGGCATCGGGTAATTTCCCGAACGGAGACTGGGGTGAACCGGGCCGTTCTTTTACAATGGACAATAATTGCCAGAACCTCAACATCTGGACACCGGGTCTTGGAAGCGGGGCAAAACGCCCCGTTATGGTCTGGCTGCACGGCGGCGGGTTTGAAGCCGGCTCCTCCCTGGAATCTCCGGCCTATGACGGAGAGAACCTGAGTCGCCGCGGTGATGTGGTCGTAGTTTCTGTCAATCACCGGCTGAACCTCCTGGGACACCTCAATCTGGAAGCCTATGGAGACGAATACAAGGATTCTGCTAACGTGGGCATTACGGACCTTGTGGATGCGCTCAAATGGGTCAAAGACAATATCGCTTCTTTTGGCGGCGATCCCGATAACGTGACGATTTTTGGGGAGTCCGGCGGCGGTGCCAAAGTGCTGACGCTCATGTCCGCACCGGAAGCAAAGGGACTCTTTAACCGCGGTATCGTGGAAAGTGGTGCCGTGGAGACGATGGGTCCGTATGTGATGACGAAGGCGCAGAGCGAGCGCGTCACGGAACTGATGTTGCAGAACCTTGGCATTACGAAGTCCAACCTCGATAAACTCCAGACACTGCCTTATGAAACCCTGATGGCAGCAGGCAATAAAGCGCTGAAACAGGCCGGTGCCGAATTCAAGGTGCCGCAGGCACTGGGTACCGGCTACGGCATGAGTTGGGAACCGGTGGTCGATGGTTCCTTCCTGCCGACGCATCCTGTGACGGAAGATTCCTTTGCTGCAGCGGGACGCGATGTGCCGCTTCTTATCGGAACCAACCTCACGGAATGGACGGGCTTCCAGGATATCGTTAATTTGGAAAAGGCTCAGTATGATAATGAAAATACCTGGACTGATGCCGAAATTGACGCCAAACTGAAGGAAAAATATGGGGACAAAGCGGACGCTGTTGTCAGTGAATTCCTCAAGGCATACCCTGATAAGCAAAAGAAAGATGCCTTGTACATCGATACCATGATTCGCCAGCCGATTCTCAAAATTATGCGCCACAAAGCAGCACAGGGCGGAGCTCCGGTGTATGCCTATCTCTTTTCATGGGCTTCACCGGTCATGAATGGCGTCTATAAGTCCTACCATACGGCGGAAATTCCTTTTGTTTTCCATAATATTGACAAGATGGAAAGCCGTATCGGCGGCAGCAAGGAAGCAGAGACCCTGTCTGACCGTATGAGTGACGCCTGGATCAGCTTTGCCAGAACCGGTGTGCCGGCAGTACAAGGTGCTCCGAAATGGACATCGTACGGAAAAGACGGTGGGGCTACGATGATCTTTGACAATAAGATTCGCCTCGTCAAGGACCATGACGCCAAACTGCTCCAGCTGCTCGACCCAGAGTATAAGTACTTTTGA
- a CDS encoding DUF523 domain-containing protein, which produces MKFMIIACLLGENCKYDGGNNRNAKVRALSDTMENEIIPICPEVMGGLATPRPPAEVGSDGKVRTKAGKDVTQEYEKGAAIALALAQKEQPDLIILQSRSPSCGVGMRYDGTFTRTKVPKSGVTAELLISHGFKVVDIADLDISAFPHKAL; this is translated from the coding sequence ATGAAATTTATGATCATTGCGTGCCTCTTGGGGGAGAACTGCAAATATGACGGCGGCAATAATCGGAACGCAAAAGTAAGAGCTCTGTCTGACACAATGGAAAACGAGATTATTCCCATCTGTCCGGAAGTGATGGGTGGTCTTGCCACGCCCCGTCCGCCGGCGGAAGTCGGTTCGGACGGCAAGGTACGGACAAAGGCGGGAAAGGACGTGACGCAGGAATACGAAAAAGGAGCAGCAATCGCACTGGCACTTGCTCAGAAGGAGCAGCCTGACCTGATTATCCTGCAGTCCCGCAGTCCGAGCTGCGGCGTCGGGATGCGTTATGATGGCACGTTCACGCGGACCAAAGTGCCAAAGTCAGGCGTGACGGCGGAGCTGCTGATTTCGCACGGTTTCAAGGTCGTCGACATAGCTGATCTGGATATATCAGCATTTCCTCATAAAGCCTTGTAG
- a CDS encoding IS3 family transposase, with amino-acid sequence MGFPLFQYELIEATLQQHKIDMSVSELCRVAGVSRSGYYAWLKAAPVRAERETRDKADFAQIVKAYFQGAHETRRKGVGAKEIHMVMIHWDPPLIMNLKKIHRLMNKFGLRCSIRKANPHRRAMKALKTGNYADNELERRFKEFGPRMVLLTDITYLFYGRYEQNKAYLSTVKDAYTNEILAHSVGRGMEVDTVLEMIDYLIRDYGGTLHKETILHSDQGSQYIAIKYIDLLEDIGLRRSMSRRANCWDNAPQESFFGHMKDEVDLTVCHTFEELKAAIDDYMDYYNNRRYQWNLAKLAPSEYYQFVTTGKYPLAIPNPPAVPKILRSPEELVATKKEKQKTATF; translated from the coding sequence ATGGGATTTCCTTTATTCCAATATGAACTCATTGAAGCTACTCTACAGCAGCATAAGATAGATATGTCTGTCTCAGAATTATGCAGAGTAGCCGGTGTTTCCCGTTCAGGATACTATGCGTGGCTCAAAGCCGCTCCTGTGAGGGCTGAACGGGAAACACGTGATAAAGCCGATTTTGCACAGATTGTTAAAGCTTATTTCCAGGGCGCTCATGAGACCCGAAGAAAAGGTGTGGGCGCCAAGGAAATTCACATGGTGATGATTCACTGGGATCCTCCATTGATTATGAACCTCAAAAAGATTCACAGGCTGATGAACAAGTTCGGTCTTAGATGTTCCATCCGCAAAGCCAATCCTCACCGCAGAGCGATGAAAGCACTCAAAACAGGCAATTACGCGGACAATGAATTGGAACGACGATTCAAGGAATTCGGCCCTCGAATGGTTCTTTTAACCGATATTACTTACCTTTTCTATGGAAGATATGAACAGAACAAGGCCTATCTTTCCACAGTGAAAGATGCTTACACAAATGAAATTCTGGCCCACAGCGTCGGCAGAGGGATGGAAGTAGATACGGTTCTGGAGATGATTGATTACCTGATCCGGGATTATGGAGGTACTCTCCACAAGGAAACCATTCTTCACAGCGACCAGGGATCTCAGTACATTGCCATTAAATACATTGATTTATTGGAAGACATAGGGCTGCGCAGGTCGATGTCCAGAAGAGCTAACTGCTGGGACAATGCACCGCAGGAGAGTTTTTTCGGGCATATGAAAGATGAAGTAGATCTCACTGTCTGCCACACTTTTGAGGAACTCAAAGCTGCCATAGACGATTACATGGATTATTACAACAACAGGAGATACCAATGGAATTTAGCAAAATTAGCTCCATCTGAATACTACCAGTTCGTCACGACCGGTAAATATCCGCTCGCGATTCCAAATCCACCGGCTGTGCCAAAGATACTTAGATCACCAGAAGAATTGGTAGCCACCAAAAAGGAGAAACAAAAAACAGCCACCTTTTAA
- a CDS encoding 4Fe-4S binding protein translates to MIKRRIAQVVSTILYNAGLISDLPRRYMPSRFCVPGLNCQFCPASVAGCPLNYLQGIFAGRWRRLPISSIAWFLLFTIALGRVICGWLCPFGLFQDLLDKVPLPKIHKNKVTRGLSYVKYFFLFGVVCAIPAYMAIAENRTVLAFCRYVCPNLYFDQTLYALIKGQEPGMNLFAEPAFLFLIAIIIASLFIFRPFCRFICPLGAFYGFFNKTSLFSIKVDKTKCINCHACEKVCPMDIKKVGDRECISCGKCKSICHFGAIHYGRK, encoded by the coding sequence ATGATTAAACGACGGATTGCTCAGGTTGTTTCTACAATTTTATATAATGCGGGGCTCATCAGTGATCTGCCGCGGCGCTACATGCCGAGCCGTTTCTGCGTGCCCGGGCTCAACTGCCAGTTCTGCCCGGCTTCCGTAGCCGGCTGCCCGCTGAACTATCTTCAGGGCATATTCGCCGGACGCTGGCGCAGGCTGCCCATCAGCTCGATTGCCTGGTTCCTGCTCTTTACGATTGCGCTGGGACGCGTCATCTGCGGCTGGCTCTGCCCGTTTGGCCTGTTCCAGGACCTGCTCGACAAAGTACCTCTGCCCAAAATTCACAAAAACAAGGTCACAAGAGGTCTCAGTTATGTGAAGTATTTCTTCCTTTTTGGCGTCGTCTGTGCCATTCCGGCTTATATGGCCATTGCCGAAAACCGGACAGTGCTGGCCTTCTGCCGCTACGTCTGCCCGAACCTTTATTTCGATCAGACCCTTTATGCGCTGATCAAAGGGCAGGAACCCGGAATGAACCTCTTTGCGGAACCAGCTTTTCTCTTCTTAATTGCTATTATCATCGCTTCCCTCTTTATCTTCCGCCCCTTCTGCCGCTTTATCTGTCCGCTCGGTGCGTTTTATGGATTCTTTAACAAGACGTCTCTCTTTTCCATCAAAGTAGACAAGACGAAGTGCATCAACTGCCACGCTTGCGAAAAAGTCTGCCCTATGGATATCAAAAAAGTCGGCGACCGTGAGTGCATCAGCTGCGGCAAGTGCAAGAGCATATGCCACTTCGGAGCGATTCATTACGGAAGAAAATAA
- a CDS encoding IS1182 family transposase, translated as MPKNKPTQKDYTKIGSSYQLFLPLNFEVQIPNDDPVRLVRAMVEGMDVKALYDTYSHVENKLTSPIQLLEIVIYACMEGIRGSRKIEQSCKRDTHFMFLLDGKKAPDNATIARFCSLHLKPCIKELMIQMDKWLLARGFITLDSLFIDGTKIESVANKYKFVWKNRVLGSQNKLIEKLEQLVPEIEERFGIKVCYGNTFHIRHLKKLLKKLLVIKRAEGIEFVHGCGKRKTILQKYYEILANYLKRLKVYTKQLHICGERNSFAKTDPDATFMRMKEDAMLNGALKPGYNVQYANNSGFTLFADVSAHPTDMRTLIPFLEGFEAHFGQKFANIVADAGYESEENLVWLKKNQYTSYIKPNNYERSKRKKYKNDIGKAENMTYLPDQDMYICKGRRLLKVSKVTQVKNRSGYVSEKTYYECKDCSGCPYKEQCIHGNNCRTPMEKRNKKLVVSKNFAALRAESLKNITSEYGKELRMNRSIQAEGAFADLKDSLNVRRLETRGKGNALVTVGICAMARNVLKVHHKVQDGKEDLHLYPLKKEA; from the coding sequence ATGCCAAAAAACAAACCTACACAAAAGGATTATACAAAAATTGGCAGTTCTTATCAACTTTTTCTTCCTCTAAATTTTGAAGTACAAATCCCTAATGACGATCCTGTTCGCTTGGTGCGTGCCATGGTAGAAGGGATGGATGTAAAGGCATTGTATGACACGTATTCTCATGTCGAGAATAAATTAACGTCACCAATTCAGCTGCTGGAGATCGTCATTTATGCATGTATGGAAGGAATTCGTGGTTCGCGTAAGATAGAGCAATCCTGTAAAAGAGACACTCATTTCATGTTCCTCTTAGATGGGAAAAAAGCTCCGGATAATGCAACCATTGCAAGATTTTGTTCCCTCCATCTAAAACCATGTATCAAGGAGCTCATGATTCAGATGGATAAATGGCTGCTGGCTCGCGGTTTCATCACGCTGGATAGCCTGTTCATCGATGGGACAAAAATTGAATCTGTGGCAAACAAATACAAATTTGTTTGGAAAAACAGAGTCTTAGGCAGCCAGAACAAACTCATAGAGAAACTGGAGCAACTGGTTCCCGAAATCGAGGAACGTTTCGGAATCAAGGTCTGTTACGGAAACACTTTCCACATCCGTCATTTAAAGAAGCTCCTAAAAAAACTGCTTGTCATAAAGCGGGCTGAAGGGATCGAGTTTGTTCACGGATGTGGGAAAAGAAAGACCATTCTACAGAAGTACTATGAGATTTTAGCTAACTATCTCAAACGGCTTAAGGTGTATACGAAGCAGCTTCACATCTGTGGGGAACGGAACAGCTTTGCCAAAACAGACCCGGATGCTACCTTTATGAGGATGAAAGAAGACGCCATGCTTAATGGCGCCTTAAAGCCGGGATACAATGTCCAATATGCCAACAATTCCGGTTTTACCTTGTTTGCAGATGTGAGTGCACATCCAACAGATATGCGGACACTCATTCCTTTTCTTGAAGGATTTGAAGCCCACTTCGGTCAGAAATTTGCAAACATTGTAGCCGATGCAGGCTATGAAAGCGAAGAGAACTTGGTCTGGCTGAAGAAGAATCAGTATACTTCATATATCAAGCCTAACAATTATGAAAGAAGCAAGAGGAAAAAGTATAAGAACGACATCGGCAAAGCAGAAAACATGACATATTTGCCTGATCAAGACATGTATATCTGTAAAGGTAGGAGACTGCTGAAAGTCAGTAAAGTAACCCAGGTAAAGAACCGGTCAGGATATGTGTCAGAGAAAACATATTACGAATGTAAGGACTGCAGCGGTTGTCCCTACAAGGAACAGTGCATCCATGGGAACAATTGCAGGACACCCATGGAGAAAAGAAACAAGAAATTAGTGGTCTCGAAGAATTTTGCTGCATTGAGGGCAGAATCCCTGAAGAACATTACTTCCGAATATGGTAAGGAACTGAGGATGAACCGCAGTATACAGGCAGAAGGAGCCTTTGCGGATCTCAAGGATTCATTAAACGTCAGAAGACTAGAAACCCGAGGCAAAGGAAATGCCCTGGTAACAGTGGGAATATGTGCCATGGCACGGAATGTCCTGAAGGTCCATCACAAAGTTCAAGACGGCAAAGAGGATTTGCACTTATATCCGCTGAAAAAAGAGGCCTAA
- the tatC gene encoding twin-arginine translocase subunit TatC: MNGSEGSFLDHLEALRRTLLSCFAALLVLYPAAYLLTPHLISALIHHAFGSGTQMLHYFGPMDMFRIKLETALILDLMLSFPWMLWQGWKFLMPALYANERRILAGGVLTSSLLFAGGAAFSAICILPLVMQFSFTFASAQVQPMLGITNFLTLAGWLMLAFGVMFQTPLCVLFAVSIGFITTEQLRHLRPYVMTVILILAAILTPPDVFSQLMLAIPTWLLYEGALCVAERIERAQAVPAALKKS, from the coding sequence ATGAACGGGTCTGAAGGATCATTCCTTGATCATCTGGAAGCCCTCCGCCGCACGCTCTTATCCTGCTTTGCGGCGCTTCTGGTGCTTTATCCTGCCGCCTACTTGCTGACGCCGCATCTCATATCGGCCCTGATTCACCATGCCTTCGGTTCCGGTACGCAGATGCTGCACTATTTCGGTCCCATGGATATGTTCCGGATCAAGCTGGAAACAGCGCTGATTCTTGATCTGATGCTGAGTTTTCCCTGGATGCTGTGGCAGGGCTGGAAATTTCTGATGCCTGCACTGTATGCCAATGAGCGCCGCATCCTGGCAGGAGGAGTACTCACTTCCTCACTGCTCTTTGCCGGTGGTGCTGCTTTCAGCGCTATCTGCATCCTGCCGCTCGTCATGCAGTTTTCCTTTACCTTTGCTTCCGCCCAAGTTCAGCCCATGCTGGGGATTACCAATTTTCTGACCCTCGCGGGCTGGCTGATGCTGGCTTTCGGTGTCATGTTCCAGACGCCGCTGTGCGTACTGTTTGCAGTGTCTATTGGTTTTATCACTACGGAGCAGCTGCGTCATCTGAGACCATATGTCATGACGGTCATTCTGATTCTCGCCGCCATCCTGACACCGCCCGATGTCTTCAGCCAGCTCATGCTTGCCATTCCGACCTGGCTGCTCTATGAAGGCGCCCTCTGCGTAGCGGAACGCATTGAACGTGCGCAGGCAGTTCCTGCAGCCCTAAAGAAATCATGA
- a CDS encoding twin-arginine translocase TatA/TatE family subunit has protein sequence MSVGFTEMMLIVLFVTIVFGAKRIPELARSLGRAQYEFNKAKAEASETKQEIMDAVTDTTQETAKK, from the coding sequence ATGTCCGTTGGTTTTACTGAAATGATGCTCATTGTGCTGTTTGTGACGATTGTCTTCGGTGCAAAACGGATTCCCGAACTGGCACGCTCCCTGGGACGTGCCCAATATGAATTCAACAAGGCAAAGGCGGAAGCGTCTGAAACCAAGCAGGAAATCATGGACGCTGTGACGGATACAACGCAGGAAACGGCAAAAAAATGA
- a CDS encoding iron-containing alcohol dehydrogenase, with the protein MRDFVFENATKVYFGENSVKNYLPGLLQQYGKKVMLAYGGGSVKRNGVYDELMGYLKAAGKDVVEFSGIMSNPTYAKVLEGAKLAREEKVDLILAVGGGSVMDCCKAISLAAVYDGDVWADFWAKAGKIDFPTLPLGIIQTVSGTGSETNGGSVITNEALKIKTGRDYPQLNARFAILNPRYTESVPMKQEISGAFDSLSHMMEIYFSKPDDDNVSDVMNEALMKSVVANIRKIIADPKDYNTRSNLVWLSTMAENRILKLGKDTDFQCHIFEHALGAYTSCNHGAGLAVLHPVYYRYIYKDGAEKFARFAVKVFDIPAEGKDTETLAKEGVEALAAFIKEIGMPTSLRELGTDKALLKPIAESCVASPGSYRKLSKEEMLQIFEEAY; encoded by the coding sequence ATGAGAGATTTTGTATTTGAAAATGCAACGAAAGTATACTTTGGTGAAAACAGTGTAAAGAATTATCTGCCCGGTCTGCTGCAGCAGTATGGTAAAAAAGTTATGCTGGCCTATGGCGGCGGCAGTGTAAAACGCAATGGTGTCTATGACGAACTGATGGGCTATTTGAAAGCCGCCGGCAAGGACGTTGTCGAATTTTCCGGTATTATGTCCAACCCGACCTATGCCAAGGTGCTGGAAGGCGCTAAGCTTGCCCGCGAAGAAAAGGTAGACTTGATCCTTGCCGTGGGCGGCGGCAGCGTTATGGACTGCTGCAAAGCAATCTCCTTGGCTGCTGTGTATGATGGGGACGTATGGGCTGATTTCTGGGCAAAGGCCGGCAAGATTGATTTTCCAACCCTCCCGCTCGGTATCATTCAAACCGTATCCGGTACGGGCAGCGAAACGAACGGCGGCAGCGTTATTACGAACGAAGCCCTGAAAATCAAGACCGGCCGTGATTATCCGCAGCTTAACGCACGTTTCGCCATTTTGAATCCGCGTTATACCGAATCCGTGCCGATGAAGCAGGAAATTTCCGGCGCTTTTGATTCCCTGTCCCATATGATGGAAATCTATTTCAGCAAACCCGATGATGACAACGTCTCCGACGTCATGAACGAAGCCCTGATGAAGAGTGTCGTGGCCAACATCCGCAAGATTATTGCCGATCCGAAGGACTACAACACCCGCAGCAATCTGGTATGGCTGTCCACGATGGCTGAAAACCGCATCCTGAAGCTCGGTAAGGATACGGACTTCCAGTGCCACATTTTTGAACATGCCCTGGGCGCTTATACGAGCTGCAACCATGGCGCCGGACTTGCGGTGCTGCATCCTGTATATTACCGTTACATCTACAAGGACGGCGCTGAAAAGTTCGCTCGCTTCGCTGTCAAGGTATTTGATATTCCTGCAGAAGGCAAGGATACAGAAACCCTGGCCAAAGAAGGCGTGGAAGCGCTGGCTGCTTTCATCAAGGAAATCGGTATGCCGACGAGCCTGCGTGAGCTGGGTACGGATAAGGCTCTCCTGAAGCCGATTGCGGAAAGCTGTGTAGCTTCTCCCGGCAGCTACAGAAAGCTCAGCAAGGAAGAAATGCTGCAGATTTTTGAGGAAGCTTACTAA